A window of Primulina tabacum isolate GXHZ01 chromosome 4, ASM2559414v2, whole genome shotgun sequence contains these coding sequences:
- the LOC142543250 gene encoding protein RICE SALT SENSITIVE 3-like isoform X2, with protein sequence MAGSSDRSKEAVGMLALHEALRRVCLNSEWTYSVFWTIRPRPRLRGGGGCKVGDDNGSLMLMWEDGFCRDRVAEGLDEVDGEDPVRKAFSKMSIHLYNYGEGLMGKVAADKCHKWVFKESAECEPNVSNYWQSSFDAPSEWTDQFEAGIQTIAVIQAGHGLLQLGSCKIITEDLHFVLRMRHTFESLGYQSGVYLSQLFSSTRNASSPSTVPSTTISSPSTLFNYGPRPVVLPASVLASPEFQNAARYGIPPPRDKLYLPQYSTESRMEDLIGEQENDIKWPNGLSIFRALTGQSDESAKLLLNPEGIQNDFLASDSQLKMDHNFHRGFSLPLRTTAASSSTSHDHLTNIPGEYRNESGMYDGVRETL encoded by the exons ATGGCGGGCTCGAGTGACAGAAGCAAAGAAGCGGTTGGAATGTTGGCCCTTCACGAAGCACTTAGAAGAGTCTGCCTCAACTCTGAGTGGACTTACTCTGTTTTCTGGACCATTCGCCCTCGCCC GAGACTCAGAGGAGGGGGTGGCTGCAAAGTTGGCGATGACAATGGAAGCTT GATGCTGATGTGGGAAGATGGGTTCTGCAGAGACAGAGTTGCAGAGGGTTTGGATGAGGTTGATGGGGAGGATCCTGTCAGGAAAGCATTCAGCAAAATGTCAATTCACTTGTATAATTATGGAGAAGG GTTGATGGGGAAAGTTGCTGCAGACAAGTGTCATAAATGGGTCTTCAAAGAATCTGCAGAATGTGAACCCAATGTATCCAACTACTGGCAGAGTTCATTTGATGCT CCATCTGAGTGGACTGATCAATTTGAGGCGGGCATTCAG ACTATAGCCGTGATTCAAGCTGGGCATGGCCTTCTGCAGCTTGGTTCTTGCAAGATT ATAACAGAAGACCTCCATTTCGTGCTAAGAATGAGGCACACCTTTGAATCCTTAGGCTATCAATCTGGAGTTTACCTATCCCAGCTCTTTTCTTCCACTCGCAATGCCTCGTCTCCGTCCACAGTTCCCTCCACAACGATTAGCTCTCCTTCTACCCTTTTCAATTATGGGCCGAGGCCTGTAGTTTTGCCGGCTTCGGTCCTTGCATCTCCCGAGTTTCAAAACGCAGCTAGATATGGAATCCCACCACCCAGAGACAAATTGTATCTCCCTCAATATTCAACTGAATCCAGGATGGAAGATCTGATTGGAGAGCAGGAAAACGACATCAAATGGCCTAACGGGTTGAGCATCTTCCGCGCGTTAACGGGACAAAGTGATGAATCTGCCAAGCTTTTGCTCAATCCAGAGGGGATCCAGAACGACTTTTTGGCCTCGGATAGCCAATTGAAGATGGATCATAATTTCCACAGGGGCTTCAGTTTGCCTTTAAGAACCACGGCTGCATCATCGTCGACTTCACACGATCATCTCACAAACATTCCCGGGGAGTATAGGAACGAATCAGGAATGTATGATGGTGTTAGGGAGACACTATGA
- the LOC142543250 gene encoding protein RICE SALT SENSITIVE 3-like isoform X1 yields the protein MAGSSDRSKEAVGMLALHEALRRVCLNSEWTYSVFWTIRPRPRLRGGGGCKVGDDNGSLMLMWEDGFCRDRVAEGLDEVDGEDPVRKAFSKMSIHLYNYGEGLMGKVAADKCHKWVFKESAECEPNVSNYWQSSFDAQPSEWTDQFEAGIQTIAVIQAGHGLLQLGSCKIITEDLHFVLRMRHTFESLGYQSGVYLSQLFSSTRNASSPSTVPSTTISSPSTLFNYGPRPVVLPASVLASPEFQNAARYGIPPPRDKLYLPQYSTESRMEDLIGEQENDIKWPNGLSIFRALTGQSDESAKLLLNPEGIQNDFLASDSQLKMDHNFHRGFSLPLRTTAASSSTSHDHLTNIPGEYRNESGMYDGVRETL from the exons ATGGCGGGCTCGAGTGACAGAAGCAAAGAAGCGGTTGGAATGTTGGCCCTTCACGAAGCACTTAGAAGAGTCTGCCTCAACTCTGAGTGGACTTACTCTGTTTTCTGGACCATTCGCCCTCGCCC GAGACTCAGAGGAGGGGGTGGCTGCAAAGTTGGCGATGACAATGGAAGCTT GATGCTGATGTGGGAAGATGGGTTCTGCAGAGACAGAGTTGCAGAGGGTTTGGATGAGGTTGATGGGGAGGATCCTGTCAGGAAAGCATTCAGCAAAATGTCAATTCACTTGTATAATTATGGAGAAGG GTTGATGGGGAAAGTTGCTGCAGACAAGTGTCATAAATGGGTCTTCAAAGAATCTGCAGAATGTGAACCCAATGTATCCAACTACTGGCAGAGTTCATTTGATGCT CAGCCATCTGAGTGGACTGATCAATTTGAGGCGGGCATTCAG ACTATAGCCGTGATTCAAGCTGGGCATGGCCTTCTGCAGCTTGGTTCTTGCAAGATT ATAACAGAAGACCTCCATTTCGTGCTAAGAATGAGGCACACCTTTGAATCCTTAGGCTATCAATCTGGAGTTTACCTATCCCAGCTCTTTTCTTCCACTCGCAATGCCTCGTCTCCGTCCACAGTTCCCTCCACAACGATTAGCTCTCCTTCTACCCTTTTCAATTATGGGCCGAGGCCTGTAGTTTTGCCGGCTTCGGTCCTTGCATCTCCCGAGTTTCAAAACGCAGCTAGATATGGAATCCCACCACCCAGAGACAAATTGTATCTCCCTCAATATTCAACTGAATCCAGGATGGAAGATCTGATTGGAGAGCAGGAAAACGACATCAAATGGCCTAACGGGTTGAGCATCTTCCGCGCGTTAACGGGACAAAGTGATGAATCTGCCAAGCTTTTGCTCAATCCAGAGGGGATCCAGAACGACTTTTTGGCCTCGGATAGCCAATTGAAGATGGATCATAATTTCCACAGGGGCTTCAGTTTGCCTTTAAGAACCACGGCTGCATCATCGTCGACTTCACACGATCATCTCACAAACATTCCCGGGGAGTATAGGAACGAATCAGGAATGTATGATGGTGTTAGGGAGACACTATGA